The proteins below are encoded in one region of Tamandua tetradactyla isolate mTamTet1 chromosome 9, mTamTet1.pri, whole genome shotgun sequence:
- the LOC143645611 gene encoding olfactory receptor 8H1-like: MKIHKAAFHLVVYRKRTMNNTNLLGFILMGLTDNEEIRQILIMLFLLIYLITLLGNAGMILIIHLDLSLHTPMYFFLSHLSFLDISYSTVITPKTLENLLTSNKYISFKCCFTQLSFFIFCCGTEFFLLSSMAYDRYVAICNPLHYPIVMSRRLCCVLITGTYLMGFIEVLVTVLYMSSMHFCKSNVIYHFFCDIIPILALSCTDTHDTEIMIFIVGTFNVMVSLSTICVSYGSILSTILKINSTSGKRKAFSTCASHLLGVTIFYGTTIFTYLKPKQSYSLGKDQVASVFYTVVIPMLNPLIYSLRNKEVKNALIRVMQKRDGSRH; encoded by the exons ATGAAGATTCACAAGGCTGCCTTTCACCTGGTAGTTTATaggaaaa GAACTATGAATAACACAAACTTGCTTGGCTTCATCCTTATGGGATTGACAGACAATGAAGAGATTCGGCAGATCCTCATCATGTTATTTCTCCTGATATACCTGATTACTCTGCTGGGGAATGCAGGGATGATACTGATAATTCACCTGGACCTCTCACTTCACActcccatgtattttttcctcagtcaTCTCTCATTCCTTGACATCAGTTACTCAACGGTCATCACTCCTAAAACCTTAGAGAACTTACTGACTTCCAACAAGTATATTTCATTCAAGTGCTGCTTCACCCAGTTGTCTTTTTTCATCTTCTGCTGTGGCACtgaatttttccttctgtcttcaatggcctatgaccgctatgtagcTATCTGTAATCCTCTTCATTACCCTATTGTTATGTCCAGAAGGCTCTGCTGTGTGCTCATCACTGGGACCTACCTGATGGGCTTTATTGAAGTATTAGTTACTGTTCTTTACATGAGCAGTATGCATTTCTGTAAATCCAAtgtaatttatcactttttttgtgaCATAATCCCAATTTTAGCCTTGTCTTGTACTGACACTCATGACACTGAAATTATGATATTCATTGTTGGTACTTTCAATGTAATGGTGTCTCTTAGCACAATTTGTGTGTCCTATGGTTCCATTCTGTCTACCATCCTGAAAATCAATTCCACTTCTGGAAAGCGCAAAGCCTTCTCTACTTGTGCCTCCCACCTCTTGGGAGTCACTATCTTTTATGGCACTACAATTTTTACTTATCTGAAACCAAAGCAGTCCTACTCCTTGGGAAAGGATCAAGTAGCTTCTGTGTTTTATACTGTGGTGATTCCCATGCTGAACCCACTTATTTATAGTCTTAGGAACAAAGAGGTGAAAAATGCTCTCATTAGAGTTATGCAGAAGAGAGACGGTTCCAGGCATTAG